From Chryseobacterium sp. H1D6B, a single genomic window includes:
- a CDS encoding DUF2306 domain-containing protein, which produces MLLVKKNIPNILKILLIIGFGYFFWLMLKITLEYIPLESDVSFLMIKQTEVHERPEYLAFFYTHVYTSIFVLLFGFLAVLRNDFGMKNFHRTTGKVYILLLLLFSAPAGIYMGVFANGGIYSKLSFVILGCLWWFTTFRAYQLVREKKFKLHKQWMWRSYVLALSAVTLRMWKVIIVFLFHAEPMDVYQIIAWLGWVPNILLIEFLIRKKLI; this is translated from the coding sequence ATGCTTTTAGTCAAAAAAAATATCCCAAACATCTTAAAAATCCTTTTAATCATCGGGTTCGGATATTTCTTTTGGCTGATGCTGAAAATCACATTAGAATATATTCCTTTAGAAAGCGATGTAAGCTTCCTGATGATCAAGCAGACTGAAGTACATGAGAGGCCGGAATATCTTGCCTTTTTCTACACACACGTTTATACCAGTATTTTTGTTCTTTTATTTGGGTTTTTAGCAGTTCTCAGAAACGATTTCGGAATGAAAAATTTCCACCGGACGACAGGAAAAGTTTATATTTTATTACTGTTGCTCTTCTCTGCCCCTGCCGGAATTTATATGGGTGTCTTTGCCAACGGAGGTATTTATTCTAAACTTTCTTTTGTAATTTTAGGATGTTTATGGTGGTTTACTACTTTTAGGGCGTATCAACTGGTCCGGGAGAAAAAATTTAAGCTTCATAAACAATGGATGTGGCGGAGTTATGTGTTGGCTTTATCAGCTGTTACATTAAGAATGTGGAAAGTGATTATTGTTTTTTTATTTCATGCTGAACCAATGGATGTCTACCAGATCATAGCCTGGTTGGGATGGGTTCCCAATATCCTTTTAATTGAATTTTTAATCAGAAAAAAATTAATATGA
- a CDS encoding thioredoxin family protein — MKNFKIVITALIIGLGLLSFTTINNDKKSHTQKHAVSSKGYEVGDEAVDFKLKNVDGKMVSLSDYKSAKGFIVIFTCNHCPYAKKYEDRIIELDKKYKNQGYPVIAINPNDPNVQPEDGYKQMIDRAKEKGFTFPYLVDEGQKIYPQYGAVKTPHVFILKKENGKNIVKYIGAIDNNYENPNDISEYYAQDALNQLIKGEPVKMSKTVAIGCTIKAKK; from the coding sequence ATGAAAAATTTCAAAATTGTAATAACAGCCTTAATTATTGGTCTTGGATTATTAAGTTTTACAACCATTAATAATGATAAAAAAAGTCATACTCAAAAGCATGCTGTTTCCTCAAAAGGATATGAAGTAGGAGATGAGGCCGTAGATTTTAAATTAAAGAACGTGGACGGGAAAATGGTTTCCCTGAGTGATTATAAAAGCGCTAAAGGGTTTATCGTTATTTTCACCTGTAATCACTGCCCTTATGCTAAGAAATATGAAGACAGAATTATAGAACTTGATAAAAAATATAAAAATCAAGGATATCCTGTCATTGCCATTAACCCGAACGACCCGAATGTGCAGCCTGAAGACGGCTACAAACAGATGATCGACAGGGCGAAAGAGAAAGGGTTTACATTTCCTTATTTAGTAGATGAAGGGCAGAAAATTTATCCTCAGTACGGTGCAGTAAAAACCCCTCATGTATTTATTCTGAAAAAAGAGAATGGAAAAAATATAGTGAAATACATCGGCGCCATCGACAACAATTATGAAAATCCGAATGATATTTCCGAATATTATGCTCAGGATGCACTCAACCAGCTTATAAAAGGAGAGCCTGTAAAAATGTCAAAAACCGTTGCTATCGGATGTACCATTAAAGCAAAGAAATAA
- a CDS encoding bacteriocin — MKKSTFQKRKLSKKELKEISGGRKPICPRVVTCYVRETGEERSGVPGEQDGYCC; from the coding sequence ATGAAAAAATCAACCTTTCAAAAAAGAAAACTGAGTAAAAAAGAGCTGAAAGAAATCAGCGGAGGCAGAAAACCGATCTGCCCGAGAGTGGTTACCTGCTATGTTCGAGAAACAGGTGAAGAAAGATCAGGAGTTCCGGGTGAGCAAGATGGATACTGCTGCTAA
- the thiL gene encoding thiamine-phosphate kinase: MFEEKSQELTPISKLGEFGLIKHLTEHFPLINASSELGVGDDAAIINPENKKVVLTTDVLAEGVHFNLGYVPLKHLGYKAVVVNLSDVAAMNATPTQILVSLAVSNRFPVEALEEIYSGIQAACSRYKVDLVGGDTTSSNAGLVMSITAVGIEHEENLVKRNGAKPNDLLVVTGDLGGAYMGLQILEREHAVFLADPNMQPEMEGYDYILERQLKPEARTDIKGILEGLEVKPTSMIDISDGLASEILHLSDQSNVGFRLYEEKIPMDNLTITTADELNLNPVMTALSGGEDYELLFTISPNDFDKIRNHPDLSIIGHAVEKEEGNFMVARGSNQLVALTAQGWDAFLDKEKG, from the coding sequence ATGTTTGAAGAAAAATCTCAGGAATTAACACCGATCTCTAAACTAGGAGAATTCGGGCTGATTAAGCATTTAACAGAGCATTTTCCATTAATCAATGCTTCTTCTGAGCTTGGTGTAGGAGATGATGCGGCCATTATCAATCCTGAAAACAAAAAAGTAGTTCTTACCACTGATGTTTTGGCAGAAGGAGTGCACTTCAATTTAGGATATGTTCCTTTGAAGCATTTAGGATATAAAGCCGTTGTGGTGAATCTTAGTGATGTAGCTGCAATGAATGCAACGCCGACACAGATTTTAGTTTCACTGGCGGTTTCCAATCGTTTTCCGGTAGAAGCTTTAGAAGAAATCTATTCTGGAATCCAGGCCGCATGCAGCCGTTACAAAGTAGATCTTGTAGGAGGAGATACCACAAGCTCTAATGCTGGACTGGTAATGAGTATTACAGCTGTCGGTATTGAACATGAAGAAAATTTAGTAAAAAGAAACGGAGCAAAACCTAATGACCTGCTTGTAGTAACAGGTGATTTAGGAGGAGCTTATATGGGGCTTCAAATTCTTGAAAGGGAACATGCTGTTTTCCTTGCAGACCCTAATATGCAGCCTGAAATGGAAGGTTACGACTATATCTTAGAAAGACAGTTAAAGCCTGAAGCAAGAACAGATATTAAAGGGATATTAGAAGGACTGGAGGTGAAACCGACTTCAATGATTGATATTTCTGACGGTCTGGCTTCGGAAATTCTTCACCTTTCAGACCAGTCAAATGTAGGTTTCAGGTTATATGAAGAAAAAATTCCGATGGATAACCTTACGATTACTACAGCGGACGAACTGAATCTAAATCCCGTAATGACGGCATTAAGCGGGGGGGAAGATTATGAATTGTTATTTACGATTTCTCCGAATGATTTTGATAAGATCAGAAACCACCCCGATCTTAGTATTATCGGACATGCTGTAGAAAAAGAAGAAGGCAATTTTATGGTAGCAAGAGGATCAAACCAATTAGTTGCTTTAACAGCACAGGGCTGGGATGCTTTTCTAGATAAAGAAAAAGGATAA
- a CDS encoding IS1595 family transposase translates to MLNTNIKSVLELLQTFSTEQSCIDYLEEQRWGGIIESPFDSLSRVYKCSKNKYRCKNTGKYFNAKTGTMFENSKIGLRKWFLAIWLVTSHKKGISSIQLSKDVGVTQKTAWFMLQRIRACFGIENNNELEGIVECDETFIGGKNKNRHKDKKVANSQGRSYKDKVPVMGMLQRGGKMNAFVVTDTKRNSIQPLVCRYVNPETTTLISDEWLGYTGLNKYYDHRIIDHSKKEYVSLQDGSIHTNNIEGSWNILKKSVSGMYNHVSKKHLQKYVDEFVYRFNLKKVSDQEKFRYLLSNSNIRTKYKELC, encoded by the coding sequence ATGTTAAACACAAATATTAAGTCGGTATTAGAACTACTACAAACCTTTTCAACAGAACAATCCTGTATTGATTATTTAGAAGAACAGAGATGGGGAGGAATTATCGAAAGTCCATTTGATTCACTATCACGAGTTTATAAATGTAGTAAGAACAAATACAGATGCAAGAACACAGGAAAGTACTTCAACGCTAAAACAGGGACAATGTTTGAGAATTCTAAAATCGGTTTGAGAAAATGGTTTTTAGCCATTTGGCTGGTGACTTCTCACAAGAAAGGAATTAGTTCAATACAGTTGTCCAAAGATGTTGGTGTTACTCAGAAAACAGCTTGGTTTATGTTACAAAGAATCCGTGCCTGTTTTGGAATAGAAAATAATAATGAATTAGAAGGAATTGTTGAATGTGATGAAACTTTTATCGGTGGGAAAAATAAGAACAGACATAAGGATAAGAAAGTAGCGAATTCACAGGGTCGATCTTATAAAGACAAAGTTCCTGTAATGGGAATGTTACAACGTGGAGGTAAAATGAACGCCTTCGTTGTAACTGATACGAAAAGGAATAGTATTCAACCATTGGTATGTAGATATGTAAATCCTGAAACAACAACTTTGATCTCTGATGAATGGTTAGGATATACAGGATTAAACAAATATTACGATCATAGGATTATAGATCATTCAAAGAAAGAATATGTGAGTTTGCAAGATGGTTCTATTCATACCAACAATATTGAAGGTAGTTGGAATATTTTGAAGAAAAGTGTTTCAGGAATGTATAATCATGTATCAAAGAAGCATCTTCAAAAGTATGTCGATGAATTTGTGTACAGATTTAACTTGAAAAAGGTATCAGACCAAGAAAAATTCAGATATTTGTTATCAAATTCAAATATCCGAACTAAATATAAAGAGTTATGTTGA
- a CDS encoding TlpA disulfide reductase family protein: MKNLFTILFLLLCFSIPKAQQTAVSSMKYEELEKRIQQESDKFLVVNFWSTTCAPCVKELPHFMEVNNKYAGNPKFKMILVSLDRLADKDKVINFIKNKNLTAEVILLDDIKRMNTWIPRFDKNWEGDIPVTIFYKKGQKVYFNDGEMSKEDLETTISQNLL, translated from the coding sequence ATGAAGAATCTCTTTACTATATTATTTCTGCTTTTGTGTTTCAGTATTCCTAAAGCACAGCAGACAGCCGTCTCTTCCATGAAATATGAAGAGCTTGAAAAACGTATCCAGCAGGAAAGTGATAAGTTTCTTGTTGTTAATTTTTGGTCGACAACATGTGCTCCTTGTGTGAAAGAACTTCCTCATTTCATGGAAGTGAATAATAAATATGCAGGAAATCCGAAATTTAAAATGATCTTAGTTTCTCTGGACAGGTTAGCTGATAAAGATAAAGTAATCAATTTCATTAAAAATAAAAACCTGACTGCTGAGGTTATCCTTCTGGATGATATCAAAAGAATGAATACTTGGATCCCTAGATTTGACAAAAACTGGGAAGGAGATATTCCGGTGACGATATTTTATAAAAAAGGACAGAAAGTTTACTTTAATGACGGCGAAATGAGTAAAGAAGACCTTGAAACAACAATTTCTCAAAATTTACTTTAA
- a CDS encoding YARHG domain-containing protein — protein MKILNLTLTALLAVSIAACKKEGKATGSSKDSLAMKKDSVVVPEFHKELYGIYTGEFAGMQKMEDDGDGNFEEAVVKRLSLKINRITKDSVYGQSIVNGNQRPFRGIFNESTSSFTLDEPGNDKTDGRFEIKLKTDSLTGKWTAFNKTALKSPNKTLRLVKKEFVYNPNFMLDENSDLVDWTNPKSFTEKYIDDQTGKTETYKASKNRFASDAIFKINASKQKLTEKDLRNLRKLDLEIIKNAVFARHGYSFKKDTYRYFFEQTDWYIPVSSNVDNDLTRMEKENVALLNRFTKYAEDKYDSFGR, from the coding sequence ATGAAAATTTTAAATTTAACTTTAACCGCCCTGCTTGCTGTATCTATTGCTGCCTGCAAAAAAGAGGGGAAGGCCACAGGATCTTCAAAAGACAGTCTTGCCATGAAAAAAGATTCCGTAGTTGTTCCGGAATTCCATAAGGAATTGTACGGAATTTATACGGGTGAATTTGCGGGAATGCAAAAGATGGAAGATGATGGGGACGGTAACTTTGAAGAAGCTGTAGTCAAAAGACTTTCTTTAAAAATCAACCGGATCACTAAAGACAGTGTTTACGGACAGAGTATTGTAAACGGTAATCAGCGTCCGTTCCGAGGCATTTTTAATGAAAGCACAAGCTCTTTTACTCTTGATGAACCGGGAAATGATAAAACCGACGGGAGATTTGAAATAAAGCTTAAAACCGACAGTTTAACCGGAAAATGGACCGCTTTTAATAAAACAGCATTAAAATCCCCGAATAAAACTTTAAGGCTGGTCAAAAAGGAATTTGTCTACAACCCCAACTTTATGCTGGATGAAAATTCAGACCTGGTAGACTGGACCAATCCGAAAAGCTTTACAGAAAAATACATCGATGACCAAACCGGAAAAACAGAAACCTATAAAGCTTCTAAGAACAGATTTGCATCTGATGCTATTTTTAAGATCAATGCTTCTAAGCAGAAACTAACCGAAAAAGACCTGAGAAATTTAAGAAAACTGGATCTGGAGATCATTAAGAATGCAGTATTTGCAAGACACGGCTACTCTTTCAAAAAAGATACTTACAGGTATTTCTTTGAGCAGACAGACTGGTATATTCCTGTTTCCAGCAATGTAGATAATGATCTTACTCGCATGGAAAAAGAAAACGTTGCCTTGCTGAACCGTTTTACAAAATATGCTGAAGACAAATATGACAGCTTTGGAAGATAA
- the mutS gene encoding DNA mismatch repair protein MutS translates to MAKAAKKETPLMTQYNTIKAKYPDALLLFRVGDFYETFGQDAIRASKVLGIVLTKRANGDGHIELAGFPHHSVDSYLPKLVRAGLRVAICDQLEDPKMVKGIVKRGVTELVTPGVTFNDQVLNSKKNNFLLSLHKEKEKYGIALVDISTGEFLVSEGNLDKILHIVNTFDPSEIIYQRSVQIPEQLKNKSAFKLEDWAYQYNFAYEKLTAHFKTNSLKGFGVENLPLSITAAGAIFAYLVEDTHHNLLAHITKIQIIPQEDFLMMDNFTLRNLEIVYPSSPQGKSLLDIIDKTATPMGGRLLRRRIILPLKSVSEINRRLSLIDFLNEQDNLKYEVSQLLKTISDLDRLMGKLAAEKISPKELGYLRQSLINIHKIKALLHPFADVLAWLEPLYDLDELIKFLQDYLNEELPVNISKGNIIKEGISEELDTLRNLQSKGRGFLDDMCQREIERTGITSLKIDFNNVFGYFIEVRNTHKDKVPAEWLRKQTLVNAERYITEELKEYENQILGAEEKIGVLETQLYRKVCAETMIYMDQIQENSKIIAQIDVAAGLSELAVSESYTRPLLNDSFAIDLKEARHPIIENALPLGEKYIPNDIFLDKGSQQIIMVTGPNMAGKSAILRQTAIVCLLAQIGSFVPAKHAEIGILDKIFTRVGATDNISAGESTFMVEMNEAANILNNISERSLILLDEIGRGTSTYDGVSIAWAIAEYLHQHTTQAKTLFATHYHELNEMTVNFERVKNFHVSIQENKGSIIFLRKLIPGGSEHSFGIHVAKLAGMPAKVVNRANEILKTLEASRTQGTSSENIKRVTDENMQLSFFQLDDPVLENIREELTKIDINTLTPIEALMKLNSIKKMIGG, encoded by the coding sequence ATGGCAAAAGCAGCGAAGAAAGAAACCCCGTTAATGACGCAGTACAATACCATCAAAGCGAAATATCCAGATGCGCTTTTGTTGTTCAGAGTAGGGGATTTTTATGAAACTTTCGGACAGGATGCCATTAGAGCATCTAAAGTCTTGGGTATTGTTCTTACTAAAAGAGCTAATGGAGACGGACATATAGAACTTGCTGGTTTTCCGCATCACTCAGTAGATTCTTACCTTCCGAAGCTTGTGAGAGCCGGACTTCGTGTTGCCATCTGTGATCAGCTGGAAGATCCGAAAATGGTAAAAGGAATTGTAAAACGCGGGGTGACAGAACTTGTTACACCCGGAGTTACATTCAACGACCAGGTTTTAAATTCAAAAAAGAATAACTTCCTGCTTTCTCTTCATAAAGAAAAAGAGAAGTATGGAATTGCTCTGGTTGATATTTCAACAGGGGAGTTTTTGGTAAGTGAAGGAAATTTAGATAAGATCCTGCATATCGTCAATACATTTGATCCAAGTGAGATTATTTACCAGAGAAGTGTTCAGATTCCTGAACAGCTTAAAAATAAAAGTGCATTTAAACTTGAAGACTGGGCGTATCAGTATAATTTCGCGTATGAAAAACTGACGGCTCATTTCAAAACCAATTCTTTAAAAGGTTTCGGTGTTGAAAACCTGCCGCTGTCAATTACAGCCGCTGGAGCTATTTTTGCCTATCTGGTAGAAGATACGCACCATAACCTGCTTGCCCATATTACTAAAATTCAGATCATCCCACAGGAGGATTTTCTGATGATGGACAACTTTACACTAAGAAACTTAGAAATTGTTTATCCAAGCAGTCCGCAGGGAAAATCATTATTAGACATTATTGATAAAACAGCAACTCCGATGGGAGGAAGACTGCTGAGAAGAAGAATTATCCTTCCTTTAAAATCAGTAAGCGAGATCAACAGAAGACTTTCTTTAATTGATTTCTTAAACGAACAGGACAACTTAAAATATGAGGTTTCCCAGCTTTTAAAAACTATTTCCGATCTGGATAGGTTAATGGGAAAACTGGCTGCAGAGAAAATATCACCTAAAGAATTAGGATACCTGCGCCAGAGTTTAATTAATATTCATAAAATAAAAGCATTGCTGCATCCTTTTGCAGATGTGTTGGCCTGGCTGGAACCTTTATACGATCTGGATGAGCTGATCAAGTTTCTGCAGGATTATCTTAATGAAGAGCTTCCGGTGAATATTTCTAAAGGTAACATTATTAAAGAAGGAATCTCTGAGGAATTAGATACTTTAAGAAACCTTCAGAGCAAAGGAAGAGGATTTCTGGATGATATGTGCCAGAGAGAAATTGAGAGAACAGGGATTACCAGTCTTAAAATCGATTTCAATAATGTTTTCGGATATTTTATTGAAGTTAGAAATACCCATAAAGACAAAGTTCCGGCTGAATGGCTGAGAAAGCAGACCCTTGTAAATGCAGAACGTTATATTACTGAGGAATTAAAAGAATACGAAAATCAGATCCTTGGTGCTGAGGAGAAAATTGGAGTTTTAGAAACACAGCTTTACAGAAAAGTATGTGCTGAAACGATGATTTATATGGATCAGATTCAGGAAAATTCTAAAATTATAGCACAGATTGATGTTGCGGCAGGATTATCTGAGCTTGCCGTTTCAGAAAGCTATACAAGACCACTGCTGAATGACAGTTTTGCTATCGATTTAAAAGAAGCAAGACACCCGATCATTGAAAATGCACTTCCGTTGGGAGAAAAGTATATTCCTAACGATATATTTTTAGATAAAGGATCTCAGCAGATCATCATGGTAACCGGACCCAATATGGCCGGTAAGTCGGCCATTCTCCGCCAGACCGCCATTGTATGTCTATTGGCTCAGATCGGAAGTTTTGTGCCGGCTAAACATGCTGAAATCGGGATTTTAGATAAGATATTCACCAGAGTAGGAGCCACAGACAATATTTCTGCGGGAGAATCTACTTTTATGGTGGAAATGAATGAAGCGGCCAATATTTTAAATAATATTTCAGAAAGAAGCTTGATTTTATTAGATGAAATCGGGCGGGGAACCTCTACGTATGACGGGGTTTCTATCGCATGGGCCATTGCAGAATATCTTCACCAGCATACCACACAGGCTAAAACACTTTTCGCAACCCACTATCATGAATTGAATGAAATGACGGTGAATTTTGAAAGAGTGAAAAACTTTCACGTTTCGATTCAGGAAAATAAAGGAAGCATCATTTTCTTAAGAAAACTAATTCCCGGCGGAAGTGAACATAGTTTTGGTATCCACGTTGCAAAATTAGCCGGCATGCCCGCAAAAGTAGTGAACAGAGCCAACGAAATATTGAAAACCCTTGAGGCCAGCCGTACTCAGGGTACCTCATCAGAAAACATCAAGAGAGTAACGGATGAAAATATGCAGCTTTCCTTCTTTCAATTGGATGATCCTGTTTTAGAGAATATCCGTGAAGAGCTTACAAAAATTGACATTAATACATTGACACCAATTGAAGCTCTGATGAAGCTGAATTCTATTAAAAAGATGATCGGAGGATAG
- a CDS encoding DUF2809 domain-containing protein, which produces MDFKFNFKYVLLAVLIFFIEVLIATKLKDIFFVRAYLGDVIVVMLLYTFVKAFFVVNDKKLILGILIFSCLMEFAQYFNIAEKLGFQKGSLMYIVIGNSFSWIDILCYAAGCFLLFVLVTTYNFTLNQNRG; this is translated from the coding sequence ATGGATTTTAAATTTAATTTCAAATATGTACTGCTGGCTGTTTTAATATTCTTTATTGAAGTATTAATTGCGACGAAATTGAAAGATATTTTCTTTGTGAGAGCCTATCTGGGAGATGTTATTGTTGTAATGCTTCTTTATACTTTTGTTAAAGCCTTTTTTGTAGTAAACGATAAAAAACTTATCCTTGGAATTCTGATTTTTTCCTGTCTTATGGAGTTCGCCCAATACTTCAATATTGCAGAAAAACTAGGCTTCCAAAAAGGAAGCCTGATGTATATTGTGATTGGAAATTCATTTTCCTGGATAGATATTTTGTGTTATGCTGCTGGATGTTTTCTGCTTTTTGTTTTGGTAACTACATACAACTTTACACTAAACCAAAACCGAGGTTAA
- a CDS encoding NAD(P)/FAD-dependent oxidoreductase yields the protein MDMKQIIIIGGGAAGFFCAANLDETKYKITILEQNSDVLQKVKISGGGRCNVTHACFDPKELVQFYPRGNKELLSVFTKFQPGDTMEWFDERKVSLKIENDNRIFPESNSSQTIISTFLNEIQKKNVEVKTKCSVKEIIKKDNQYLVETSLGDFLADYIIYTTGSSPKSLKLIENLGHSIVSLVPSLFTFNIKDELLKDLPGTSFENAETSIPSLKTEESGPLLITHWGLSGPAILKISAWEAVNLAKLKYNFEIEVNFLSKTMDEAEELFQNFREDHPKKTIGQSKIFDITTRFWQKVLEISKVDFNKQISNISGKEKQTILENLCRKKFQVTGKSTFKDEFVTAGGVDLKEINFKNMSSKILPNFYAAGEVLNIDAVTGGFNFQACWSEAWLIAQDLNSK from the coding sequence ATGGATATGAAGCAAATTATCATTATTGGAGGCGGTGCCGCAGGATTTTTCTGTGCCGCAAATCTTGACGAAACAAAATATAAAATTACTATTCTTGAACAGAATTCAGATGTCCTTCAGAAAGTTAAAATTTCCGGAGGCGGACGCTGTAATGTAACCCACGCCTGTTTTGACCCGAAAGAACTTGTACAGTTTTATCCCCGTGGAAATAAAGAATTACTAAGTGTTTTTACTAAATTCCAGCCCGGCGACACCATGGAATGGTTTGATGAACGTAAAGTTTCGTTAAAAATAGAAAACGATAACAGAATCTTTCCTGAAAGCAATTCTTCACAAACTATTATCAGCACTTTTCTTAATGAAATCCAGAAAAAAAATGTTGAAGTAAAAACAAAATGCTCTGTCAAAGAAATTATTAAAAAAGATAATCAGTATTTAGTAGAAACCAGCTTAGGAGATTTTTTGGCAGATTATATTATTTACACGACCGGAAGTTCTCCGAAATCTTTAAAACTGATTGAAAATTTAGGACATTCTATTGTAAGTCTTGTTCCTTCACTTTTTACTTTCAATATAAAGGATGAATTACTGAAAGACCTGCCGGGAACAAGTTTTGAAAATGCAGAAACTTCTATTCCAAGCTTAAAGACCGAAGAAAGCGGACCGCTGCTGATCACTCATTGGGGGCTTTCGGGTCCGGCAATTCTTAAAATTTCAGCCTGGGAAGCCGTTAATCTGGCTAAGCTTAAGTATAATTTTGAAATTGAAGTTAATTTCCTTTCAAAAACGATGGATGAAGCTGAAGAATTATTCCAAAACTTTAGAGAAGATCATCCTAAGAAAACAATCGGACAGTCTAAAATTTTTGATATCACCACCCGTTTCTGGCAGAAAGTTTTAGAAATTTCAAAAGTAGATTTCAACAAACAGATTTCTAATATTTCAGGGAAAGAAAAGCAGACTATTTTAGAAAACCTATGCAGAAAGAAATTTCAGGTGACAGGAAAATCAACTTTTAAAGATGAATTTGTAACTGCCGGAGGGGTAGATTTAAAAGAAATCAATTTTAAAAATATGTCTTCGAAAATCCTTCCCAATTTCTATGCAGCCGGTGAAGTTTTGAATATTGATGCGGTAACCGGCGGTTTCAATTTTCAGGCCTGCTGGAGTGAAGCCTGGCTGATCGCACAGGATCTGAACTCAAAATAA
- a CDS encoding bacteriocin, whose amino-acid sequence MKKSNIQIRKLTKKELKEINGGNETDCLNECFCFVTGPGEPYIGSCNAKGACC is encoded by the coding sequence ATGAAAAAATCAAATATCCAGATAAGAAAGCTTACTAAAAAAGAATTAAAAGAAATTAACGGCGGAAATGAAACCGACTGTCTTAACGAGTGTTTCTGCTTTGTTACAGGTCCAGGGGAACCATACATCGGATCTTGTAACGCAAAAGGAGCCTGCTGTTAA
- a CDS encoding DUF6268 family outer membrane beta-barrel protein — translation MKKCLLTILYVLAHFSCRINAQTGISGELKTEYIPYSNYIRPEDSVKTNSKSDFKRMDLSFKIPLSVKKNEAGKIKAWSLLVNGSYAKMSHKDYENPLFPEQMLNAQIGIQHLRPLGGKWSMMMTASAGVYTDLENVNFDDVLGQGGILFIKSFNPNLALGFGPVLTTAFGVPMIMPWIYFDWKTGGKIKFNINFPEGMEAGYQFSDKFALKAVVGLNGMTVERNKAGKSTLLGYQQINAGLRPELQISKTLSLRLTGGTALLRSFSENDRKIKSIFKAKKMEDPRFSSTFYAAVALRWNLP, via the coding sequence ATGAAGAAATGTCTTTTGACTATTTTGTATGTTCTGGCTCATTTTAGCTGCAGGATAAACGCTCAAACCGGTATCTCTGGAGAACTTAAAACAGAATATATTCCGTATTCTAATTACATCCGCCCTGAAGACAGCGTGAAAACAAATTCTAAAAGTGATTTTAAAAGAATGGACCTAAGTTTTAAAATTCCATTATCGGTCAAAAAAAATGAAGCTGGAAAAATAAAAGCATGGTCGCTGCTGGTGAATGGTTCTTATGCTAAAATGTCCCATAAAGATTACGAAAATCCACTATTTCCGGAACAAATGCTTAATGCTCAAATCGGCATACAGCATCTGAGGCCTCTAGGAGGAAAATGGAGCATGATGATGACAGCGTCTGCCGGAGTGTATACAGATCTTGAAAATGTAAACTTTGATGATGTGCTGGGGCAGGGCGGTATCTTATTTATAAAGAGTTTTAATCCTAATCTGGCTCTTGGTTTTGGTCCGGTACTGACCACGGCATTCGGGGTGCCGATGATTATGCCTTGGATCTATTTCGATTGGAAAACTGGCGGTAAGATTAAATTTAACATCAATTTCCCGGAAGGAATGGAAGCCGGTTATCAATTTTCAGATAAATTTGCGCTAAAAGCTGTGGTGGGATTAAACGGAATGACGGTAGAACGAAACAAAGCCGGAAAATCTACACTGCTGGGATATCAGCAGATTAATGCAGGGTTGAGGCCTGAGCTGCAGATCAGCAAGACATTAAGTCTTCGGCTGACAGGCGGAACGGCATTATTGAGAAGTTTCAGTGAAAACGACCGTAAGATAAAAAGTATTTTTAAAGCAAAGAAAATGGAAGATCCACGATTTTCCAGTACATTTTATGCTGCGGTAGCATTACGCTGGAACCTTCCATAA
- a CDS encoding acyl-CoA thioesterase: MIFYNKFEVRWSDLDANKHLANSSYVQYCAQARMAFMKKEKMGVTQLSRWGIGPVILHERYSFFKEIYADQTVIVSVEIDGCSEDSSIYRFLHKFYLPDGTHCATSEATGVWIDMMLRKMTTPPDDVVEAMDRYKSPTTEVLTKEVFKKFPFHAENIDPELLK, encoded by the coding sequence ATGATATTCTATAATAAATTTGAAGTACGCTGGAGTGATCTTGACGCGAACAAGCACCTGGCAAATTCTTCCTACGTGCAGTACTGCGCACAGGCTCGAATGGCTTTTATGAAAAAAGAAAAAATGGGCGTTACACAGCTGAGCAGATGGGGAATCGGTCCTGTTATTCTTCATGAGAGATATTCTTTTTTTAAAGAAATCTATGCAGACCAGACCGTTATTGTAAGCGTAGAAATAGACGGATGCTCAGAAGATTCTTCAATCTACCGTTTCTTGCATAAATTCTACCTGCCGGACGGAACGCATTGTGCAACTTCTGAAGCAACAGGAGTGTGGATTGACATGATGCTTAGAAAAATGACAACGCCGCCGGATGACGTGGTAGAAGCAATGGACAGGTATAAAAGCCCAACGACGGAAGTTTTGACGAAAGAGGTTTTCAAGAAATTCCCTTTCCATGCAGAAAATATAGATCCGGAATTATTAAAATAA